Proteins co-encoded in one Paenibacillus sp. genomic window:
- a CDS encoding ADP-ribosylglycohydrolase family protein gives MSKPAELQDKFYGCIAGVHVGSAMGAQVEGWSWQKIEETYGTLDKLVSYQHYNNGWDREPGTTEDGVERQKLMITAIMEKQDRVNAEDVRAAWVKYIKPESAGMISEPFEAVLLAMAKSGIPARELGRYCDYAGLNSFSRSCHPIGLINAGDVTGAINDVFEVGQLYQTSNSRGLQWAAVTGAAIAEATKPNATVDSVIGVIYDHCHPDMVVKEIDRELKRTAHCTDFRELRSAFDPVYNVKGIKYSMSYANEVVTKAICLFKMTEGNLHDTLIAAVNMGRDTDCVAAVSAGIAGALSGSATMPEAYIKQVDYATSLHKVSNSQRTIREHADGLFQAYMARMHRMKAFAEQMAY, from the coding sequence ATGAGTAAACCGGCAGAGCTGCAGGACAAATTTTACGGCTGCATCGCCGGCGTCCACGTCGGTTCCGCGATGGGCGCGCAGGTGGAAGGCTGGAGCTGGCAAAAAATCGAGGAGACGTACGGCACGCTCGACAAGCTGGTATCTTACCAGCATTACAATAACGGCTGGGACCGCGAGCCGGGCACGACGGAGGACGGCGTCGAGCGGCAGAAGCTGATGATTACCGCCATTATGGAAAAGCAGGATCGGGTCAATGCGGAGGACGTGCGCGCGGCGTGGGTCAAATATATTAAGCCCGAGTCCGCGGGCATGATTTCGGAGCCGTTCGAGGCGGTGCTGCTGGCGATGGCGAAGAGCGGCATCCCCGCCCGCGAACTGGGCCGGTACTGCGATTACGCGGGGCTCAACAGCTTCTCCCGTTCGTGCCATCCGATCGGGTTGATCAACGCCGGGGACGTGACCGGCGCAATCAACGACGTGTTCGAGGTCGGGCAGCTGTACCAAACATCGAACAGCCGCGGCCTCCAGTGGGCGGCCGTTACGGGAGCGGCGATCGCCGAGGCGACGAAGCCGAACGCGACGGTCGACAGCGTCATCGGCGTTATTTACGACCACTGTCATCCCGACATGGTCGTGAAAGAAATCGACCGCGAGCTGAAGCGGACGGCGCACTGCACGGATTTCCGCGAGCTGCGGAGCGCGTTCGATCCGGTATACAACGTTAAGGGCATCAAGTATTCGATGAGCTATGCGAACGAAGTCGTCACGAAGGCGATCTGCCTGTTCAAGATGACCGAGGGCAATCTGCATGACACGTTGATCGCGGCCGTGAACATGGGGCGGGATACCGATTGCGTCGCCGCCGTATCCGCCGGTATCGCGGGAGCGCTGAGCGGCTCCGCCACGATGCCCGAAGCGTACATCAAGCAGGTCGACTACGCGACGAGCCTGCATAAGGTCAGCAATTCGCAGCGGACGATTCGCGAGCATGCCGACGGACTGTTCCAAGCGTACATGGCGAGAATGCACCGGATGAAAGCTTTCGCGGAGCAAATGGCGTATTAA
- a CDS encoding glycoside hydrolase family 2 protein, translated as MTLPRPDYPRPQFVRDVWESLNGEWEFAFDDENVGLREKWHRGERALDRRIQVPFAFESRLSGIGETGFHDVVWYRKLWSPPASFAGKRVLLHFGAVDYEARVWVNGELAASHIGGHTPFSADITDALSPDGPNAIVVRAEDRGKDVFQPRGKQFWEEKSRGIWYTRTTGIWQTVWAEAVSPTYLAKVKYEPDIDRNEIRIRAFFEGPVEGRDAALRIRITFQGEPVAEETIRVLRAEERRTIGLHGLNDHGMDRFWSPERPNLYDVEYELTVDGAVVDRAAGYFGMRKVSIENGRFALNNRPYFMKLVLDQGYFPDGNLTPPSDEAIRLDVELTKAMGFNGARKHQKVEDPRYLYWCDKLGLLVWGEMANACDFSEAYSQRMTAEWQEAVERDYNHPCIVAWVPLNESWGVPNIQIDARQQQHALAMYHLTKSLDPTRPVVSNDGWELVKTDLFTIHDYEWREEVLAERYSTVEGAVTSMPANRRLSVGGFAYEGQPILVTEFGGIAYKKSEWEGWGYSGASDDDDYLARLRAVVLPLRRSGVVQGYCYTQLTDVEQEINGLLTYDRVPKVPIEKIKEIIDMR; from the coding sequence ATGACATTGCCAAGACCGGATTACCCGCGTCCGCAATTCGTCCGTGACGTCTGGGAAAGCTTGAACGGGGAATGGGAATTTGCGTTCGACGACGAGAATGTCGGTTTGCGGGAGAAGTGGCATCGGGGCGAGCGGGCGCTCGACCGGCGCATTCAGGTGCCATTCGCGTTCGAAAGCCGGCTGAGCGGCATCGGGGAAACAGGCTTCCACGACGTCGTCTGGTACCGGAAGCTGTGGAGCCCGCCGGCGTCGTTCGCGGGGAAGCGGGTGCTGCTGCATTTCGGCGCGGTCGATTACGAGGCTCGCGTCTGGGTGAACGGCGAGCTCGCGGCGTCGCATATCGGCGGCCATACTCCGTTCTCCGCGGACATCACGGATGCGCTGTCGCCGGACGGTCCGAACGCGATCGTCGTGCGCGCCGAGGATCGCGGGAAGGACGTGTTCCAGCCGCGCGGCAAGCAGTTCTGGGAAGAGAAGTCGCGGGGCATTTGGTATACGCGTACGACGGGCATTTGGCAGACGGTGTGGGCGGAGGCGGTGTCGCCGACGTATTTGGCGAAGGTGAAGTATGAGCCCGACATCGACCGGAACGAAATTCGGATTCGCGCGTTTTTCGAGGGACCGGTCGAAGGGCGGGACGCGGCGCTGCGCATTCGGATTACGTTCCAAGGAGAGCCGGTCGCGGAGGAGACGATTCGCGTGCTTCGCGCCGAGGAGCGCCGGACGATCGGGCTGCACGGGCTGAACGATCACGGGATGGACCGGTTTTGGTCGCCGGAGCGGCCGAACTTGTACGACGTCGAGTACGAGCTGACGGTGGACGGCGCGGTCGTCGACCGGGCGGCGGGCTATTTCGGCATGCGGAAGGTATCGATCGAGAACGGCCGGTTCGCGCTGAACAATCGTCCGTATTTCATGAAGCTGGTGCTCGATCAGGGCTATTTCCCGGACGGCAACCTGACGCCGCCGAGCGACGAAGCGATTCGCCTGGACGTCGAGCTGACGAAGGCGATGGGCTTTAACGGCGCGCGCAAGCATCAGAAAGTGGAGGATCCGCGGTATTTGTACTGGTGCGACAAGCTCGGGCTGCTCGTGTGGGGCGAGATGGCGAACGCATGCGACTTCTCGGAGGCGTATTCGCAGCGGATGACCGCGGAATGGCAGGAAGCGGTCGAGCGCGACTATAATCATCCGTGCATCGTCGCGTGGGTGCCGCTCAACGAAAGCTGGGGCGTGCCGAATATCCAGATCGACGCGCGGCAGCAGCAGCATGCGCTGGCGATGTACCATTTGACGAAGTCGCTCGATCCGACGCGTCCGGTCGTCTCGAACGACGGCTGGGAGCTCGTGAAGACGGATTTGTTCACCATTCACGATTACGAGTGGCGTGAGGAGGTGCTGGCCGAACGGTACAGCACCGTCGAAGGCGCCGTGACGAGCATGCCGGCGAACCGGCGGTTGTCCGTCGGCGGCTTCGCCTACGAGGGTCAGCCGATTCTCGTGACCGAGTTCGGCGGCATCGCGTACAAGAAGAGCGAGTGGGAAGGCTGGGGCTACTCGGGCGCTAGCGACGACGACGATTATTTGGCGCGGCTGCGCGCCGTCGTGCTGCCGCTTCGCCGCTCCGGCGTCGTGCAGGGATACTGCTACACGCAGCTGACGGACGTCGAGCAGGAGATTAACGGGCTGCTGACGTACGACCGGGTGCCGAAGGTGCCGATCGAGAAGATTAAGGAAATTATCGATATGAGGTAA
- a CDS encoding sugar ABC transporter permease has product MQVFRQLRRTSNLAKAPPGRAFKYRNRAGYYFVLPWALGLLAFYAYPLLSSIYYSFTNYSVVGSVRWIGAENYATLFRDDVFWIAIRNTLAFTAMTVPLSVVVGISVALLLNNDVFGQGVFRTIFFLPVLVPVVAISIIWQWLLNPQFGLVNYLLEFVGISGPGWLGDPDWAKPSLVLMSLWTIGNAMLIYLAGLQDISKEYYEAAEVDGANWFWKIWHVTLPLLTPVIFFNTVMGIIHTLQEFTLPYTLTFGSGSPANSLLFYNMYLYDNAFKYLKMGYASAMAWILFIVIMGITLLMFKFSNKWVHYEE; this is encoded by the coding sequence ATGCAGGTATTCCGGCAGCTGCGCAGAACGTCGAACCTGGCCAAAGCGCCGCCCGGCCGCGCTTTCAAATATAGAAACCGCGCCGGCTATTACTTCGTCCTGCCTTGGGCGCTCGGACTGCTCGCCTTCTACGCGTATCCGCTTCTAAGCTCCATCTATTACAGCTTCACGAATTACAGCGTAGTAGGGAGCGTTCGATGGATCGGCGCGGAAAATTACGCGACCTTGTTCCGGGACGACGTGTTCTGGATCGCGATTCGGAATACGCTCGCATTTACCGCCATGACGGTGCCCTTAAGCGTCGTCGTCGGCATCTCCGTCGCGCTGCTGCTCAACAACGACGTGTTCGGCCAAGGCGTCTTTCGGACGATCTTTTTCCTGCCGGTGCTTGTGCCGGTCGTCGCCATCTCGATCATTTGGCAGTGGCTGCTCAACCCGCAATTCGGTCTCGTGAATTATTTGCTCGAATTCGTCGGCATCTCGGGACCGGGCTGGCTCGGCGATCCGGATTGGGCGAAGCCGTCGCTGGTGCTGATGTCGCTGTGGACGATCGGCAACGCGATGCTGATTTACTTGGCGGGGCTGCAGGATATTTCGAAGGAATATTACGAAGCCGCCGAGGTGGACGGGGCGAATTGGTTTTGGAAGATTTGGCATGTGACGCTGCCGCTGCTGACGCCCGTCATCTTTTTCAATACGGTCATGGGTATCATCCATACGCTGCAGGAATTTACGCTGCCTTACACCCTTACCTTCGGCAGCGGCAGCCCGGCCAACTCGCTGCTGTTTTACAACATGTATTTGTACGACAACGCTTTTAAGTATTTGAAAATGGGATACGCCAGCGCGATGGCTTGGATTTTATTCATCGTCATCATGGGTATCACGCTGTTGATGTTTAAGTTCTCCAACAAATGGGTTCATTACGAGGAATGA
- a CDS encoding ADP-ribosylglycohydrolase family protein, which yields MDRATLQDKFYGCIAGVHIGSSMGAIVEGYNGWDYNRIEREFGTLDDLYCYEHYENGWIREPGTTEDGVERQKLMITAVIEKQDRVTAEDVRRIWLRDIRPEAAGMISEKFEAALLAMARSGIPARDLGKYCDYAGLNSFSRSCHPIGLINAGDEAGAVEDVLEVGQLYQTSNSRGLKWACVTAAAIAAATRPNATADSVIGAIYDYCDPDEVVRELDRGLRIASGCSDFRELRAAFDGVYNGCGVPYYMSYANEVVTKGVCIFRMTGGVLYDAMIAGANMGRDTDCTAAVAAGIAGALSGIASMPEKLIQQVDRATDLIAFTNSKRTMKESADGLYGAFQARLRRMKEHATLMGEFSGAAN from the coding sequence TTGGATCGAGCGACCTTGCAAGACAAATTTTACGGCTGCATCGCAGGGGTGCATATCGGTTCGTCCATGGGCGCCATCGTCGAAGGGTACAACGGTTGGGACTATAACCGGATCGAGCGGGAATTCGGCACGTTGGACGATCTGTACTGTTACGAGCATTACGAAAACGGGTGGATCCGTGAGCCGGGCACGACGGAGGACGGCGTAGAGAGACAGAAGCTGATGATCACGGCCGTCATCGAAAAGCAGGACCGGGTGACCGCGGAGGACGTGCGCCGCATTTGGCTTCGCGACATTCGCCCGGAGGCCGCCGGCATGATTTCGGAGAAATTCGAAGCGGCGCTGCTCGCCATGGCAAGGAGCGGCATACCGGCGCGGGATCTCGGAAAATATTGCGACTACGCTGGACTGAACAGCTTCTCCCGGTCGTGCCACCCGATCGGCCTCATCAACGCCGGGGACGAGGCGGGCGCCGTCGAGGACGTCCTCGAGGTCGGGCAGCTGTACCAAACCTCGAACAGCCGAGGGCTCAAGTGGGCCTGCGTCACGGCGGCGGCCATCGCCGCGGCGACCCGTCCGAACGCGACGGCGGACAGCGTGATCGGAGCGATCTACGACTATTGCGACCCGGACGAGGTCGTGCGCGAGCTGGACCGCGGACTGCGGATCGCGAGCGGCTGCAGCGACTTCCGCGAGCTTCGCGCCGCCTTCGACGGCGTGTACAACGGCTGCGGCGTTCCTTACTACATGAGCTACGCGAACGAGGTCGTCACCAAAGGGGTTTGCATTTTCCGAATGACCGGCGGCGTCCTGTACGACGCGATGATCGCGGGCGCGAACATGGGGCGGGACACCGACTGCACCGCCGCCGTGGCGGCGGGCATCGCCGGCGCGTTGTCCGGGATCGCGTCCATGCCGGAGAAGCTGATCCAACAGGTCGACCGCGCGACGGATCTCATCGCCTTCACCAATTCGAAACGAACGATGAAGGAGTCCGCCGACGGGCTGTACGGGGCTTTCCAAGCAAGGCTGCGGCGAATGAAGGAGCATGCAACGCTCATGGGCGAGTTCTCCGGCGCCGCCAACTAA
- a CDS encoding ADP-ribosylglycohydrolase family protein: MSQPVTLRDKFYGCLIGVHVGSAMGAPVEGWSWRKIEDTYGTLDKLVSYEHYNNGWQREPGTTEDGVERQKLMITAIIEKQDRVNAEDVRKAWVKYIKPESAGMISEPFEAVLLAMAKSGIPARDLGKYCDYAGLNSFSRSCHPIGLINAGDVRGAIEDVLEVGQLYQTSNSRGLRWASVTAAAIAEATKPDATVDQVIGAIYDHCHEEVVSEIDRELKRTAGIQDFRELRSHFDNVYSGCGVPYCMSYANEVVTKAICLFRMTNGKLKETMISAVNMGRDTDCVTAVSAGIAGALSGSAGFPEEYVRQVDYATSLHTVSNSQRTIREHADGVYQAYVSRLRRMSKFASAMAGL; the protein is encoded by the coding sequence ATGAGCCAACCCGTTACTTTGCGAGATAAATTTTACGGCTGCCTGATCGGCGTGCACGTCGGCTCCGCGATGGGAGCCCCCGTGGAAGGGTGGAGCTGGCGAAAGATCGAAGACACGTACGGCACCCTCGACAAGTTAGTCTCCTACGAGCACTACAACAATGGCTGGCAGCGGGAGCCGGGGACGACGGAGGACGGCGTCGAACGGCAAAAGCTGATGATCACGGCGATCATCGAAAAGCAGGATCGCGTCAACGCCGAAGACGTCCGCAAAGCTTGGGTCAAGTATATTAAGCCGGAATCGGCCGGCATGATTTCGGAGCCGTTCGAGGCAGTGCTGCTCGCGATGGCGAAGAGCGGCATCCCCGCGCGCGACCTGGGGAAGTACTGCGATTACGCGGGGCTCAACAGCTTCTCCCGCTCCTGCCATCCGATCGGGCTCATTAACGCCGGCGACGTGCGCGGGGCGATCGAAGACGTCCTGGAGGTCGGGCAGCTGTACCAGACGTCGAACAGCCGCGGCCTTCGGTGGGCGTCGGTCACAGCCGCGGCGATCGCCGAGGCGACGAAGCCGGACGCGACGGTCGACCAGGTGATCGGGGCCATCTACGATCATTGCCACGAGGAGGTCGTGTCGGAGATCGACCGCGAATTGAAGCGTACCGCGGGGATCCAAGATTTCCGCGAGCTGCGGTCCCATTTCGACAACGTGTATTCCGGCTGCGGCGTTCCTTATTGCATGAGCTACGCCAACGAGGTCGTCACGAAAGCGATCTGCCTGTTCCGGATGACGAACGGGAAGCTGAAGGAGACGATGATTTCGGCCGTCAACATGGGGCGGGATACGGATTGCGTCACCGCCGTGTCCGCCGGTATCGCGGGGGCGCTCAGCGGCTCGGCCGGCTTCCCGGAGGAGTACGTGCGGCAGGTCGATTACGCGACGAGCCTGCATACGGTCAGCAACTCCCAGCGCACGATTCGCGAGCATGCGGACGGCGTTTACCAAGCATACGTCTCGAGGCTGCGGCGGATGAGCAAGTTCGCCTCGGCGATGGCGGGCCTGTAA
- a CDS encoding Gfo/Idh/MocA family oxidoreductase, producing MPAAFRAIVVGTGGFGAQWCTAFLPPFVREGRIDVVAAVDANPLALQHASEGLGVPPSRCYTSAKDAFERHPADFCILVVPPAFREELVRLALAHGMHILSEKPIADTLEASIRIARSVRSAGKKMGVAMSRRYERDKEALRGALRSGAHGALDYLILRHTCDLRKYGSWGAYRHRMPDPLLTESAPHRLDLLADLAGAPCETVYAQTWRPPWAEFAGDCQALVTMTFANGVRALFEGGYANAVELNGFGEEYIRAECERSTVVLHRKRVEAFPHSPERSGPAQEGEGAEIAPPDRERWGHGRVIEQFLDWLEGGEPMETRVDENLKLAALCSAAIESSRTGKPIRVETYFEETDAKVK from the coding sequence GTGCCCGCGGCATTCCGGGCGATCGTCGTCGGCACCGGCGGGTTCGGAGCGCAATGGTGCACTGCGTTTTTGCCGCCCTTCGTCCGGGAGGGGCGCATCGACGTCGTCGCCGCCGTCGATGCGAATCCCCTCGCGCTTCAGCATGCGAGCGAGGGGCTCGGCGTCCCGCCATCCCGCTGCTATACGAGCGCGAAGGACGCCTTCGAGCGGCATCCCGCGGATTTTTGCATCTTGGTCGTGCCGCCTGCGTTCCGCGAAGAGCTCGTCCGGTTGGCGCTTGCTCACGGTATGCACATTTTGTCGGAGAAGCCGATCGCCGATACGCTGGAGGCTTCGATCCGCATCGCCCGAAGCGTGCGCAGCGCAGGGAAGAAGATGGGCGTCGCGATGAGCCGCCGGTACGAGCGAGACAAGGAGGCGCTGCGCGGTGCGCTGCGGTCGGGCGCCCACGGCGCGCTCGATTATTTGATCCTTCGCCATACTTGCGATCTGCGCAAGTACGGCAGCTGGGGCGCCTATCGCCACCGGATGCCGGATCCGCTGTTGACGGAGTCCGCGCCGCATCGGCTGGACCTGTTGGCCGATTTGGCCGGCGCGCCTTGCGAGACGGTATACGCGCAAACGTGGAGGCCGCCGTGGGCGGAATTCGCGGGGGATTGCCAAGCGCTGGTCACGATGACGTTCGCGAACGGCGTCCGCGCATTGTTCGAGGGGGGTTACGCCAACGCAGTCGAATTGAACGGCTTCGGCGAGGAGTATATCCGGGCGGAGTGCGAGCGCTCTACGGTCGTGCTGCATCGGAAGCGGGTCGAGGCGTTCCCGCATTCGCCGGAGCGGAGCGGCCCTGCGCAGGAGGGAGAAGGAGCGGAAATCGCCCCTCCGGATCGGGAGCGCTGGGGACATGGCCGGGTGATCGAGCAGTTTTTGGATTGGCTCGAAGGCGGCGAACCGATGGAAACGCGTGTTGACGAAAATTTGAAACTAGCGGCTCTGTGCAGCGCGGCGATCGAGAGCAGCAGGACGGGGAAGCCGATCCGCGTGGAGACGTATTTCGAGGAAACTGATGCGAAAGTGAAGTGA
- a CDS encoding carbohydrate ABC transporter permease: protein MRRRGFAAAAALYALLLVLGFVFLLPFLWMVSTSLKPTTQLFVFPPPWIPDPVRWRNYYEAVTFVDFFTYFRNTLVIATVSTIGTVIASPLAAYSFARLQWRGRDTMFFVTLAIMMIPSQVTMVPLFIVFSKLHLTNTIWPLVLPSFVGVPFFIFLMRQFFKQLPSSLEDAARIDGCSEFKVYAKIMYPLCQPGLLTIALFQFMWAWNDFIGPLIYLSDEKKYTLQIGLQMFRQTNDTAWSQLMAASVIIALPIILLYFFIQKAFVKGITFGGVKG, encoded by the coding sequence TTGAGACGACGCGGGTTCGCGGCTGCGGCCGCGCTGTACGCTCTGCTGCTGGTCCTAGGCTTCGTATTTTTGCTTCCGTTCCTCTGGATGGTGTCGACGTCGCTGAAACCGACGACTCAACTGTTCGTGTTCCCTCCGCCGTGGATTCCGGATCCCGTGCGGTGGAGGAACTATTACGAAGCGGTGACCTTCGTCGACTTCTTCACCTATTTCCGGAACACACTCGTCATCGCGACGGTGTCCACGATCGGCACCGTGATCGCTTCGCCGCTTGCGGCTTATAGCTTCGCCAGGCTCCAGTGGCGGGGGCGGGATACGATGTTTTTCGTCACCTTGGCCATCATGATGATTCCGTCGCAGGTCACGATGGTGCCGCTGTTCATCGTGTTTTCGAAGCTGCATTTGACGAATACGATTTGGCCGCTCGTGCTGCCGTCCTTCGTCGGGGTCCCGTTCTTTATTTTCCTGATGCGGCAGTTTTTCAAGCAGCTTCCGTCCAGCCTGGAGGACGCAGCTCGCATCGACGGCTGCTCCGAGTTCAAGGTGTACGCCAAGATTATGTACCCGCTCTGTCAGCCCGGCTTGCTGACGATCGCTCTCTTCCAGTTCATGTGGGCGTGGAACGATTTTATCGGGCCGCTGATTTACCTCAGCGACGAGAAGAAGTACACGCTGCAGATCGGGCTGCAAATGTTTCGGCAAACCAATGATACGGCGTGGTCACAGCTGATGGCGGCATCCGTCATCATCGCCCTGCCGATCATTTTGCTCTATTTCTTTATTCAAAAGGCGTTCGTCAAAGGCATCACGTTCGGCGGCGTCAAAGGGTAG
- a CDS encoding ArsR/SmtB family transcription factor, whose translation MKLRAERANVAVFECFSSETRLHMIELLDERPMNIKELAEAVGLSSAIVTKHVQKLEEAGIVTTETIAGKRGMQKLCRLALDELTLLLKRTPSVPAPAPDRYEIELPVGQYSACQVKPTCGLASEHGMIGIVDDPRYFSDPDHVKASHLWFGSGYVEYRIPNYLLANQVPVNIDISLEICSEAPGYNENWPSDISFYMNDRLVGTWTCPGDYGSTKGVYTPDWWTNRSQYGLLKTISVSRAGAYIDGVRLSDVTIDELGIAYGETIGFRVASLESARHCGGVTLFGRGFGNYDQDIRVAVTYEARA comes from the coding sequence ATGAAGCTGCGCGCCGAACGGGCGAACGTCGCCGTATTCGAATGCTTCTCGTCCGAGACGAGACTCCATATGATCGAGCTGCTCGACGAACGGCCGATGAACATCAAAGAGCTGGCCGAAGCGGTCGGACTCTCCTCCGCCATCGTGACGAAGCATGTCCAGAAGCTCGAAGAAGCCGGCATCGTCACGACCGAAACGATCGCGGGCAAACGCGGCATGCAGAAGCTGTGCCGGCTCGCCCTCGACGAATTGACGTTGCTTCTGAAACGGACGCCGAGCGTTCCGGCACCTGCTCCCGACCGTTACGAAATCGAGCTGCCGGTCGGACAATATTCCGCATGCCAAGTAAAGCCGACGTGCGGACTCGCGTCAGAGCACGGCATGATCGGCATCGTCGACGATCCGAGATATTTTTCCGACCCGGACCATGTCAAAGCGAGCCACCTTTGGTTCGGCAGCGGGTACGTAGAGTATCGAATCCCGAACTACCTATTAGCAAACCAAGTTCCTGTAAATATTGACATTTCCCTGGAAATTTGTTCCGAAGCGCCAGGATACAACGAAAATTGGCCGTCCGACATCAGCTTTTACATGAACGACCGCCTCGTCGGCACGTGGACGTGTCCGGGCGATTACGGTTCGACGAAGGGCGTGTACACGCCCGATTGGTGGACGAACCGTTCGCAGTACGGGCTGCTGAAGACGATTTCCGTGAGCCGAGCCGGCGCGTACATCGACGGGGTCCGCCTCTCCGACGTCACGATCGACGAACTGGGGATCGCCTACGGAGAGACGATCGGCTTTCGCGTCGCTTCGCTCGAATCGGCTCGCCATTGCGGCGGCGTCACGTTATTCGGCAGGGGCTTCGGCAACTACGACCAAGACATCCGCGTCGCCGTGACGTACGAAGCTCGCGCATGA
- a CDS encoding ABC transporter substrate-binding protein, protein MKSTKLKTFALVLLAFGLALGACSGGGSEPTSQPTAEKPDAAANQKDAPAQEAAKEPVEITFWHNWETGPSGESIKQSVARFNELHPHIKVNAVYAAPDGSNDSVTSKLMTAVAAGNPPDVFLASRNGVAESMAIETDLTELAARDGITADLFYPWAWAESTYEGKLLGLPYDGTARALWYNKDHFIEAGLDPEKPPRTIKELEEYAAKLTKKEGNRYTRFGLIPWWGQGWLYSWGWAFGGEFIDESTGKVTANNPKIVEALDWMANFGKTYGIEDVNSFVNSAGSNATDPFLSGQLSMMINGNWMIQQAAQYNPDLNYGLAYIPSPDGNTLSTFVGGRVLLIPKGAKHQEEAWEFIKWMCATEEGQSFKKITGEFAAMPSVNDKLYGDDPLQKVFLELLPHGNYRPVTLAGNLMWDELAKAPDLVMHGQYTAQQILDQITDKVNKEIETKKAQQ, encoded by the coding sequence ATGAAATCCACGAAGCTGAAAACTTTCGCGCTCGTGCTGCTCGCCTTCGGTCTCGCGCTCGGCGCATGCTCCGGAGGCGGCTCCGAGCCGACCTCGCAGCCGACCGCCGAGAAGCCGGACGCTGCGGCGAACCAGAAGGATGCCCCAGCGCAAGAAGCGGCGAAAGAGCCGGTCGAAATTACGTTCTGGCACAACTGGGAAACGGGGCCGTCCGGCGAATCGATCAAGCAATCCGTCGCCCGCTTCAACGAGCTGCATCCGCATATCAAGGTGAACGCCGTATACGCGGCGCCGGACGGCAGCAACGATTCCGTAACGAGCAAGCTGATGACGGCCGTCGCCGCGGGCAACCCGCCGGACGTGTTCCTGGCGAGCCGGAACGGGGTCGCGGAATCGATGGCGATCGAGACCGATTTGACGGAGCTGGCCGCGAGGGACGGCATTACGGCCGATCTGTTTTACCCTTGGGCTTGGGCAGAGTCGACGTACGAAGGCAAGCTGCTTGGACTCCCGTACGACGGTACCGCCCGCGCGCTTTGGTATAACAAGGACCACTTCATCGAAGCCGGCCTCGACCCGGAGAAGCCGCCCCGCACGATCAAAGAGCTGGAAGAGTACGCGGCGAAGCTCACGAAGAAGGAAGGCAACCGGTACACGCGCTTCGGATTGATTCCTTGGTGGGGCCAAGGCTGGCTTTACAGCTGGGGCTGGGCGTTCGGCGGCGAATTCATCGACGAGAGCACCGGCAAGGTGACCGCCAACAATCCGAAAATCGTCGAGGCGCTGGATTGGATGGCGAATTTCGGGAAGACGTACGGGATCGAAGACGTCAACAGCTTCGTCAACTCGGCGGGCTCCAACGCGACGGATCCGTTCCTCAGCGGCCAGCTGTCAATGATGATCAACGGCAACTGGATGATCCAACAGGCGGCGCAGTACAACCCGGATCTGAACTACGGATTGGCCTACATCCCGTCGCCGGACGGCAACACCTTAAGCACCTTCGTGGGGGGCCGCGTGCTGCTCATCCCGAAGGGCGCCAAACACCAAGAAGAGGCGTGGGAATTCATCAAATGGATGTGCGCGACGGAGGAAGGCCAAAGCTTCAAGAAAATTACGGGCGAATTCGCAGCGATGCCGAGCGTGAACGACAAGCTGTACGGCGACGATCCGCTGCAGAAGGTGTTCCTCGAGCTGCTGCCGCACGGAAACTATCGCCCCGTAACGCTGGCGGGCAACCTGATGTGGGATGAACTCGCGAAAGCCCCGGACCTCGTCATGCACGGACAGTATACGGCGCAGCAAATTTTGGATCAAATTACGGACAAAGTGAACAAAGAGATCGAAACGAAAAAAGCCCAGCAATAA